From Camelina sativa cultivar DH55 chromosome 7, Cs, whole genome shotgun sequence, one genomic window encodes:
- the LOC104701504 gene encoding transcription factor bHLH49-like — protein MDVSEEKRNRDSSNYDDRVDNPTVDWQVSGSNPVSAPIDSYSQENLISACPSSCSPSQMMDSFGQTLWYDPTSVQQAVGYGGGFSVQSNGGNASSSSSSFRGNIDRSLEMGWNLPNLLPPKGNNGLFLPNVSSFLPPSMAQFPADSGFIERAARFSLFSGGNFSDMVNQPLGNPESIGLFLQGGGTTMQGHCQSNELNVVGGEPHNDESTVVKEPNVRSSEQSKLNVPGSGNVSEDTQSSGGNGQKGGETSSKGFDTRKRKRNGQNSEAAQSHRSQQSEEEPDNNGDKKRNKEQSPNSPGNKTNSGKQQGKQSSDPPKDGYIHVRARRGQATNSHSLAERVRREKISERMKFLQDLVPGCNKVTGKAVMLDEIINYVQSLQRQVEFLSMKLATVNPQMDFNLEGLLAKDALQLRAGSSSTTPFPPNMSMAYPPLPHGFMQQTLSSIGRTISSPLSPINGGFKRQETTGWEGDLQNVIHINYGAGDVTPDPQAAATASLPAANMKVEP, from the exons ATGGATGTTAGTGAAGAGAAGAGGAATCGTGATAGTAGTAACTATGATGATAGGGTTGATAATCCAACAGTAGATTGGCAAGTTTCGGGTTCTAATCCGGTCTCTGCTCCGATCGATTCATATAGTCAAGAGAATCTGATTTCAGCTTGTCCTTCGTCTTGTTCACCATCTCAGATGATGGATTCATTTGGTCAAACTCTTTGGTATGATCCCACTAGTGTTCAGCAGGCTGTGGGTTATGGTGGTGGTTTTAGTGTCCAGAGCAATGGTGGTAatgcttcgtcttcttcttcttcctttagggGTAATATTGATAGATCTCTTGAAATGGGTTGGAACCTGCCTAACTTGTTGCCTCCTAAAGGCAATAATGGTCTTTTCTTGCCGAATGTGAGTAGCTTCCTTCCTCCGAGTATGGCTCAGTTCCCGGCTGATTCAGGTTTTATAGAGCGTGCTGCGAGGTTTTCGCTTTTTAGCGGTGGGAATTTTAGTGATATGGTGAATCAACCACTTGGGAATCCTGAGTCTAttggtttgtttcttcaagGTGGTGGAACTACTATGCAAGGGCACTGCCAAAGTAATGAACTTAATGTTGTTGGTGGTGAACCTCACAATGATGAGTCTACAGTAGTGAAAGAACCAAATGTTAGATCaagtgaacaatctaaactgaATGTTCCTGGATCCGGGAATGTGTCCGAGGATACTCAGTCTAGTGGTGGTAATGGTCAGAAAGGTGGGGAAACCTCTTCTAAAGGCTTTGACacaaggaagaggaaaagaaatggGCAG AATTCTGAAGCAGCTCAATCGCATAGATCTCAGCAGTCTGAGGAAGAACCAGACAACAATGGTGATAAAAAGAGGAATAAAGAGCAAAGTCCAAATTCACCTGGAAATAAGACAAACAGTGGGAAACAACAGGGCAAACAAAGTTCTGATCCTCCAAAAGATGGATATATTCATGTGCGGGCACGAAGAGGCCAGGCCACAAATAGCCATAGTCTTGCAGAAAGG GTTAGGAGAGAAAAAATTAGTGAGAGGATGAAGTTTCTTCAAGATCTTGTACCGGGTTGCAACAAG GTGACTGGGAAGGCAGTTATGCTTGACGAAATCATAAACTATGTACAATCACTACAACGCCAAGTTGAG TTTTTATCGATGAAACTTGCAACTGTGAATCCACAAATGGACTTTAACCTTGAAGGTCTTCTCGCAAAAGAT GCACTTCAACTACGAGCTGGTTCTTCATCTACAACACCATTCCCCCCAAATATGTCAATGGCTTATCCTCCTTTACCACATGGATTCATGCAACAGACCCTTTCCAGCATCGGACGGACCATTAGCTCACCATTGTCTCCTATAAATGGTGGATTCAAGCGACAG GAAACAACTGGATGGGAGGGTGATTTGCAAAATGTGATCCACATTAACTATGGAGCTGGCGATGTCACACCCGACCCTCAAGCAGCAGCTACAG CATCTCTTCCAGCTGCAAATATGAAGGTTGAGCCATGA
- the LOC104701506 gene encoding WPP domain-interacting tail-anchored protein 2 isoform X1: MEEIIREEHFSTRSEEEQEMLRMLTKLEIDSAYTCEKLLNLHVLLMHLLAWDNDLEGMGTPDSSSASFEKALTFDLLCGILESELKEVDEVLDVLEAQIVDTSYKISSCKHANSIVIEGKLAESAESLKQSRGQVSEITLQLAQLRRTLHYIRNGTSENEESVEFSGNGQDLRQKYALRPSDLRHKNALRMLEKSLSRELDLEKKLVEFQQNEEQLKLKLHYTEEVSSRMEEASEFIWGRFLEADNSSEVLTGISKELVGRLQVLQFSLNGSAQRESELKAKLEDCTVQLEAKDALVEKLEGRIAENSETVLEVLTLREHVNSAEQKLRNTELELRSVNASKQEILVHLAEMENANESVKESLFEAESRAESGESKIKELAAANLELTEELNFLKDADEKKTKKVNSLEKQVRELEVQLQNSKVSSEASQEQQNMLYSAIWDMETLIEDLKSKASKAESRTDTVEEQCIVLSTTNSELNRDVTFLKQKAKSLEAMLDLANDEKERYAQEITTRNKVLMDMLLLLSSERERIQEQLYSLAKENKVLRVNQCSNTYQRNGSYAGDKELLFQGDGHGIEALSESLQEDERKRKEPENQSMFSTVMKIRRARNLEPPIPALALLVVVVLFCSFFGYLQWEIC; encoded by the exons ATGGAGGAAATCATTCGGGAGGAGCATTTTTCTACTAGGAGTGAGGAGGAGCAAGAGATGTTAAGGATGTTGACAAAACTAGAGATAGACTCGGCTTATACTTGTGAAAAGCTTCTGAACCTGCATGTTCTTCTTATGCATCTTTTGGCATGGGATAATGATCTTGAAGGCATGGGGACAcctgattcttcttctgcttcttttgaAAAGGCTTTGACATTTGATCTGTTATGCGGTATATTGGAGTCTGAGTTAAAGGAAGTGGACgaggttttggatgtgttggaagctcaaatcGTTGACACTTCTTATAAGATATCTAGTTGCAAACATGCAAATTCTATTGTTATTGAAGGCAAGTTGGCTGAATCTGCAGAATCCTTGAAGCAGTCTAGGGGACAAGTCTCAGAGATCACTTTGCAATTAGCTCAGCTTCGAAGAACACTTCATTACATAAgaaatggaacaa GTGAAAACGAGGAGTCAGTGGAGTTTTCAGGAAACGGTCAAGATTTAAGGCAGAAATACGCGCTGAGACCATCGGACTTAAGGCATAAAAATGCTTTGAGGATGCTGGAGAAGTCATTGTCAAGAGAGCTAGATCTCGAGAAGAAGTTAGTTGAGTTCCAGCAAAATGAAGAACAACTGAAACTCAAGCTACACTACACAGAGGAGGTATCTTCACGGATGGAAGAAGCATCAGAGTTTATATGGGGACGGTTTCTAGAGGCAGATAATTCTTCGGAGGTTCTTACAGGTATTTCAAAGGAACTTGTTGGACGTCTACAGGTTCTCCAGTTTAGTCTGAATGGGTCAGCTCAACGGGAATCCGAACTTAAGGCTAAGCTTGAAGACTGCACTGTACAACTCGAAGCGAAGGATGCTCTGGTGGAAAAGCTTGAGGGAAGGATTGCAGAGAATAGTGAGACAGTTTTAGAGGTACTCACTTTGAGAGAGCATGTGAATTCAGCTGAACAAAAGCTGAGAAATACTGAGCTTGAGCTGAGAAGTGTAAATGCCTCTAAACAAGAGATTCTGGTACACCTTGCTGAAATGGAAAATGCGAATGAATCGGTCAAGGAAAGCCTTTTCGAAGCTGAAAGCAGAGCTGAGAGTGGAGAAAGTAAGATTAAAGAGCTAGCTGCTGCAAATCTTGAACTTACTGAGGAACTTAATTTTCTAAAAGATGCTGAtgagaaaaagacaaagaaggtgAACTCTCTGGAGAAGCAAGTCAGGGAATTAGAAGTTCAATTACAAAACTCCAAAGTATCATCAGAAGCAAGTCAAGAACAGCAGAACATGTTGTATTCAGCAATATGGGACATGGAAACCTTAATCGAAGATCTCAAGTCTAAAGCCTCAAAAGCCGAGAGTAGAACGGATACAGTGGAGGAGCAATGCATTGTGCTTTCTACAACAAACTCTGAACTCAACAGAGACGTGACCTTTTTGAAGCAGAAAGCGAAGTCTTTAGAAGCAATGTTGGATCTAGCTAAcgatgagaaagagagatatgCACAAGAAATAACTACAAGGAACAAGGTTTTGATGGATATGCTGTTGCTGTTATCCAGTGAAAGGGAGCGTATACAAGAGCAG CTATATTCTTTGGCAAAGGAAAACAAAGTACTGAGAGTGAACCAATGCTCAAATACATACCAAAGGAATGGATCTTATGCTGGGGACAAAGAGCTGCTGTTTCAAGGAGATGGTCATGGAATAGAGGCACTTTCTGAAAGTCTGCAG GAGGAtgagagaaaaaggaaagaaccAGAGAACCAGTCTATGTTTAGCACGGTCATGAAGATCAGAAGGGCAAGAAACTTGGAGCCCCCAATACCAGCTTTAGCcttacttgttgttgttgtgctgtTTTGTTCGTTCTTTGGTTATCTTCAGTGGGAAATCTGTTAG
- the LOC104701506 gene encoding WPP domain-interacting tail-anchored protein 2 isoform X2 has product MEEIIREEHFSTRSEEEQEMLRMLTKLEIDSAYTCEKLLNLHVLLMHLLAWDNDLEGMGTPDSSSASFEKALTFDLLCGILESELKEVDEVLDVLEAQIVDTSYKISSCKHANSIVIEGKLAESAESLKQSRGQVSEITLQLAQLRRTLHYIRNGTSENEESVEFSGNGQDLRQKYALRPSDLRHKNALRMLEKSLSRELDLEKKLVEFQQNEEQLKLKLHYTEEVSSRMEEASEFIWGRFLEADNSSEVLTGISKELVGRLQVLQFSLNGSAQRESELKAKLEDCTVQLEAKDALVEKLEGRIAENSETVLEVLTLREHVNSAEQKLRNTELELRSVNASKQEILVHLAEMENANESVKESLFEAESRAESGESKIKELAAANLELTEELNFLKDADEKKTKKVNSLEKQVRELEVQLQNSKVSSEASQEQQNMLYSAIWDMETLIEDLKSKASKAESRTDTVEEQCIVLSTTNSELNRDVTFLKQKAKSLEAMLDLANDEKERYAQEITTRNKVLMDMLLLLSSERERIQEQLYSLAKENKVLRVNQCSNTYQRNGSYAGDKELLFQGDGHGIEALSESLQAGG; this is encoded by the exons ATGGAGGAAATCATTCGGGAGGAGCATTTTTCTACTAGGAGTGAGGAGGAGCAAGAGATGTTAAGGATGTTGACAAAACTAGAGATAGACTCGGCTTATACTTGTGAAAAGCTTCTGAACCTGCATGTTCTTCTTATGCATCTTTTGGCATGGGATAATGATCTTGAAGGCATGGGGACAcctgattcttcttctgcttcttttgaAAAGGCTTTGACATTTGATCTGTTATGCGGTATATTGGAGTCTGAGTTAAAGGAAGTGGACgaggttttggatgtgttggaagctcaaatcGTTGACACTTCTTATAAGATATCTAGTTGCAAACATGCAAATTCTATTGTTATTGAAGGCAAGTTGGCTGAATCTGCAGAATCCTTGAAGCAGTCTAGGGGACAAGTCTCAGAGATCACTTTGCAATTAGCTCAGCTTCGAAGAACACTTCATTACATAAgaaatggaacaa GTGAAAACGAGGAGTCAGTGGAGTTTTCAGGAAACGGTCAAGATTTAAGGCAGAAATACGCGCTGAGACCATCGGACTTAAGGCATAAAAATGCTTTGAGGATGCTGGAGAAGTCATTGTCAAGAGAGCTAGATCTCGAGAAGAAGTTAGTTGAGTTCCAGCAAAATGAAGAACAACTGAAACTCAAGCTACACTACACAGAGGAGGTATCTTCACGGATGGAAGAAGCATCAGAGTTTATATGGGGACGGTTTCTAGAGGCAGATAATTCTTCGGAGGTTCTTACAGGTATTTCAAAGGAACTTGTTGGACGTCTACAGGTTCTCCAGTTTAGTCTGAATGGGTCAGCTCAACGGGAATCCGAACTTAAGGCTAAGCTTGAAGACTGCACTGTACAACTCGAAGCGAAGGATGCTCTGGTGGAAAAGCTTGAGGGAAGGATTGCAGAGAATAGTGAGACAGTTTTAGAGGTACTCACTTTGAGAGAGCATGTGAATTCAGCTGAACAAAAGCTGAGAAATACTGAGCTTGAGCTGAGAAGTGTAAATGCCTCTAAACAAGAGATTCTGGTACACCTTGCTGAAATGGAAAATGCGAATGAATCGGTCAAGGAAAGCCTTTTCGAAGCTGAAAGCAGAGCTGAGAGTGGAGAAAGTAAGATTAAAGAGCTAGCTGCTGCAAATCTTGAACTTACTGAGGAACTTAATTTTCTAAAAGATGCTGAtgagaaaaagacaaagaaggtgAACTCTCTGGAGAAGCAAGTCAGGGAATTAGAAGTTCAATTACAAAACTCCAAAGTATCATCAGAAGCAAGTCAAGAACAGCAGAACATGTTGTATTCAGCAATATGGGACATGGAAACCTTAATCGAAGATCTCAAGTCTAAAGCCTCAAAAGCCGAGAGTAGAACGGATACAGTGGAGGAGCAATGCATTGTGCTTTCTACAACAAACTCTGAACTCAACAGAGACGTGACCTTTTTGAAGCAGAAAGCGAAGTCTTTAGAAGCAATGTTGGATCTAGCTAAcgatgagaaagagagatatgCACAAGAAATAACTACAAGGAACAAGGTTTTGATGGATATGCTGTTGCTGTTATCCAGTGAAAGGGAGCGTATACAAGAGCAG CTATATTCTTTGGCAAAGGAAAACAAAGTACTGAGAGTGAACCAATGCTCAAATACATACCAAAGGAATGGATCTTATGCTGGGGACAAAGAGCTGCTGTTTCAAGGAGATGGTCATGGAATAGAGGCACTTTCTGAAAGTCTGCAGGCAG GAGGAtga
- the LOC109125466 gene encoding putative defensin-like protein 263, whose protein sequence is MEKMSLKLVFLFSLTVVAFCLSMGDAREMAVNCIGGKCLEASTMDTYETNVSCRRDNECIKYCPKGCKIVNCNFGTCFCEC, encoded by the exons ATGGAGAAAATGTCTCTCAAGCTCGTCTTCCTGTTCTCCCTCACAGTTGTAGCATTTT GTTTGTCTATGGGTGACGCGAGAGAGATGGCAGTGAACTGCATCGGAGGAAAATGTCTTGAAGCATCAACAATGGATACTTATGAGACCAATGTATCTTGCCGCAGAGATAACGAATGCATCAAGTACTGTCCTAAGGGCTGCAAGATTGTTAACTGTAATTTTGGAACCTGTTTCTGTGAGTGTTAA
- the LOC104704751 gene encoding putative defensin-like protein 262 isoform X2, with protein sequence MISLLFITRAININYEKSFENLPLAMEKTSLKLIFLLSLIVIAFCSSLGDAREMMVEQVYCIEGKCPEGMKNCNCLPQTAHIERNDYGQPCDTAKDCYKFCPSKCKPGTCSCRCDFGCTCTCY encoded by the exons atgatttctcttctcttcattaCTCGTGCAATCAATATAAACTAcgaaaagagttttgagaatTTACCATTAGCAATGGAGAAAACGTCTCTCAAGCTTATTTTCTTGTTATCCCTCATAGTCATAGCATTTT GTTCGTCTTTGGGTGATGCAAGAGAGATGATGGTGGAGCAAGTGTACTGCATCGAAGGCAAATGTCCTGAAGGAATGAAGAACTGTAACTGCTTGCCGCAAACAGCACATATAGAGAGAAATGATTACGGTCAGCCTTGCGATACAGCTAAAGACTGTTACAAGTTCTGTCCTTCGAAATGCAAACCTGGAACCTGTTCCTGTAG GTGTGATTTTGGTTGTACATGTACCTGTTATTGA
- the LOC104704751 gene encoding putative defensin-like protein 262 isoform X1, which translates to MISLLFITRAININYEKSFENLPLAMEKTSLKLIFLLSLIVIAFCSSLGDAREMMVEQVYCIEGKCPEGMKNCNCLPQTAHIERNDYGQPCDTAKDCYKFCPSKCKPGTCSCRCDFGCTCTCY; encoded by the exons atgatttctcttctcttcattaCTCGTGCAATCAATATAAACTAcgaaaagagttttgagaatTTACCATTAGCAATGGAGAAAACGTCTCTCAAGCTTATTTTCTTGTTATCCCTCATAGTCATAGCATTTT GTTCGTCTTTGGGTGATGCAAGAGAGATGATGGTGGAGCAAGTGTACTGCATCGAAGGCAAATGTCCTGAAGGAATGAAGAACTGTAACTGCTTGCCGCAAACAGCACATATAGAGAGAAATGATTACGGTCAGCCTTGCGATACAGCTAAAGACTGTTACAAGTTCTGTCCTTCGAAATGCAAACCTGGAACCTGTTCCTGTAGGTGTGATTTTGGTTGTACATGTACCTGTTATTGA
- the LOC104704752 gene encoding protein PHYLLO, chloroplastic yields the protein MRSSFIVSNPPFLPSLIPRYSSRSSFRRSRERRFSSFADSLRVSLHGIGRNIEVVAQGVQFDGPIMSRDDALEVNLDDDLMVQVCVTRTLPPALTLELGLESLKEAVDELKTNPPKSSCGVLRFQVAVPPRAKALFWFCSQPTSSGVFPVFFLSKETSEPSYKSLYVKEPHGVFGIGNAFSFVHPSSFDSNGHSMRKTFLSDESAMVTAYGSLDIDFNEHSTVNSKDGSSYFFVPQIELDEREEISILAVTLAWNDSLSYSFEQTICSYEKSFFQVSCHFSPNLEEHWFKHLKSSLAKFSAKEIHPIEMEHMRFFTFSEIDQADAKELKNIRSSCQFHCRLSPGVFFSNNMLNPEAEVSSFLKDEANINAVWASAIIEECTRLGLTYFCVAPGSRSSHLAIAAANHPLTTCLACYDERSLAFHAIGYAKGSLKPAVIITSSGTAVSNLLPAVVEASEDFIPLLLLTADRPPELQGVGANQAINQVNHFGSFVRFFFNLPPPTDLIPVRMVLTTIDSAIHWATGSACGPVHLNCPFRDPLDGSPTNWSSDCLNGLDMWMSNAEPFTKYIQLQSLESNGITTGQINEVLQVIKEAKKGLFLIGAIHSEDEIWASLLLAKELMWPVVADVLSGVRLRKLFKPFLEKWSPAFVDHFDLALLSDSVRDLMEFDVVIQVGSRITSKRVSQVLTKCFPFAYILVDKHPCRHDPSHLVTHRVQSNIVQFADCVLKSRFPWRRSKLHGHLQALDGAIAREMSFQISAEDSLTEPYVAHMLSKALTSKSALFIGNSMPIRDVDMYGCSSENYSHVVDMMVSAELPCQWIQVTGNRGASGIDGLLSSATGFAVGCKKRVVCVVGDISFLHDTNGLAILKQRISRKPMTILVINNRGGGIFRLLPIAKRTEPSVLNQYFYTSHDISIENLSLAHGVRYVHVGTKSELEDALFVPSVEEMDCIVEVESSINANAIVHSTLERFARQAAENALGIISASSLCHPMIGNVLVCQVSGIQYSQYRVKLCDRPTICSDEFSQFHREGFILSLTLEDGSIGYGEVAPLDSNVENLMDVEGQLQLVLHLMDGAKFSYMLPLLNGSVSSWIWSELGINASSIFPSVRCGLEMALLNAMAVRHDSSLLGILHYQKEENGSAQPHSVQICALLDSEGTPLEVAYVARKLVEEGFSAIKLKVGRRVNSVQDALVMQEVRRAVGDQTELRADANCRWTFEEATKFGLLVKSCNLKYIEEPVQNKDDLIRFHEETGLPVALDETLDDFEECPLRMLSRYVHPGIVAVVIKPSVVGGFENAALIARWAQQHGKMAVISAAYESGLGLSAYILFASYLEMENVKASTEQKQGTTPFVAHGLGTYRWLSEDVMMNTLGIFRNPNSGFIEGSAADKKQANHQGTATSPLIQHNPSRNSDIECPSPIWMPSPKSTPEAPNVEVMVRVADFVLPLITFYLHYYITTNLTLSKDLKPSKIHRPDTGDQGAESPRVKDLKESK from the exons atgcgatCTTCGTTTATAGTCTCGAATCCTCCGTTTCTTCCTTCTCTAATCCCTCGTTACAGTTCCAGAAGCTCCTTCAGACGCAGCAGAGAACGACGCTTCTCCTCCTTCGCTGATTCTCTTCGTGTTTCTCTTCATGGAATCGGAAGAAACATCGAG gTCGTCGCTCAAGGAGTTCAATTCGATGGTCCGATTATGAGTAGAGATGATGCTTTAGAGGTGAATTTGGATGATGATTTAATGGTTCAAGTGTGTGTGACTCGTACCTTGCCTCCAGCTTTGACTCTTGAGCTTGGTCTCGAGAGTCTCAAGGAAGCTGTTGACGAATTGAAGACTAATCCTCCTAAGTCATCTTGTGGCGTCTTGCGATTTCAA GTGGCTGTGCCTCCAAGGGCAAAAGCTTTGTTCTGGTTTTGCTCTCAACCGACGTCTTCTGGTGTGTTTCCTGTGTTTTTCCTCTCCAAGGAAACCTCTGAGCCTTCTTATAAATCACTCTATGTAAAGGAACCTCATGGGGTTTTTGGGATTGGGAATGCATTCTCTTTCGTTCATCCGTCTTCATTCGACTCCAATGGACATAGCATGAGGAAAAC ATTCCTCTCAGATGAATCAGCTATGGTGACGGCCTATGGATCTTTAGATATTGATTTCAACGAGCACTCTACTGTAAATAGCAAGGATGGCTCTTCTTACTTTTTCGTTCCTCAG ATTGAGTTAGATGAGCGTGAGGAGATCTCTATATTAGCAGTTACACTGGCATGGAATGATTCTCTCTCTTACAGTTTCGAGCAAACGATTTGTTCATATGAGAAATCCTTTTTTCAG GTTTCTTGTCATTTCTCCCCAAATTTAGAGGAGCATTGGTTCAAACATTTAAAAAGTTCTCTTGCAAAGTTTAGTGCAAAAGAGATACATCCAATTGAGATG GAGCATATGAGGTTTTTCACATTTTCTGAGATAGATCAGGCTGACGCCAAGGAACTG AAAAATATCCGCTCGTCATGTCAGTTCCATTGCAGGCTTTCACCTGGCGTTTTTTTCTCTAACAACATG CTGAATCCGGAGGCTGAAGTGAGTAGCTTCTTGAAAGATGAGGCTAACATCAATGCTGTCTGGGCGTCAGCTATAATTGAAGAATGCACTCGTCTTGGTTTGACG TATTTTTGTGTAGCTCCTGGATCGAGGTCTTCCCATCTTGCAATTGCTGCTGCCAACCATCCCCTTACAACGTGTCTTGCATGCTATGATGAAAGATCTCTTGCCTTTCACGCTATTGGTTATGCTAAAGGATCCCTCAAACCAGCAGTCATTATAACATCATCAGGAACTGCCGTTTCAAATCTTCTTCCAGCG GTGGTTGAAGCCAGTGAGGATTTTATACCACTGCTACTACTTACTGCAGATCGTCCTCCTGAACTCCAGGGTGTTGGCGCGAATCAAGCAATTAATCAA GTAAACCACTTCGGTTCGTTTGTCagattcttcttcaatcttcctcCTCCAACTGATCTTATTCCAGTCCGGATGGTCCTTACTACTATAGACTCTGCTATACATTGGGCAACTGGTTCTGCTTGTGGACCAGTACATCTCAATTGTCCTTTTAGAGATCCACTTGATGGTAGTCCAACAAATTGGTCATCAGACTGCTTAAATGGATTAGACATGTGGATGTCTAATGCTGAACCATTCACAAAATATATTCAGTTGCAAAGCCTTGAAAGCAATGGTATAACAACTGGCCAGATTAATGAGGTTTTACAAGTAATCAAAGAGGCTAAGAAGGGTCTCTTTCTAATTGGTGCAATCCATTCGGAGGATGAAATTTGGGCTTCGCTTCTGTTGGCTAAAGAGCTGATGTGGCCTGTAGTTGCAGATGTCTTGTCTGGCGTACGGCTGCGCAAGCTTTTTAAACCTTTTCTTGAGAAGTGGTCCCCTGCTTTTGTTGATCATTTTGATCTTGCCCTGCTTTCAGATTCTGTTAGGGATTTGATGGAGTTTGATGTTGTTATCCAG GTTGGAAGTCGGATAACAAGTAAAAGAGTTTCTCAGGTGCTAACGAAATGCTTTCCGTTTGCATACATTTTGGTTGATAAGCATCCATGCCGACATGACCCATCACACCTGGTCACTCACAGGGTCCAAAGCAACATTGTTCAGTTTGCTGATTGTGTGCTTAAATCTCGATTTCCATGGAGGAGAAGCAAGTTGCATGGTCATCTACAGGCATTGGATGGCGCT ATTGCCCGGGAAATGTCATTTCAAATATCTGCTGAAGACTCCCTGACCGAACCTTACGTTGCACATATGCTTTCTAAAGCACTAACTTCCAAAT CTGCTCTTTTCATCGGGAATAGCATGCCAATAAGGGATGTGGATATGTATGGATGTAGTTCAGAAAATTATTCTCATGTGGTAGATATGATGGTGAGTGCAGAACTACCATGCCAATGGATACAAGTAACTGGAAATAGAGGAGCTAGTGGCATTGATGGGTTGCTCAGCTCGGCCACTGGCTTTGCTGTTGGATGCAAGAAGAGA GTGGTCTGTGTGGTGGGGGACATCTCTTTCCTTCATGATACAAATGGATTGGCGATTTTGAAACAGAG GATTTCAAGGAAACCAATGACAATTCTTGTGATAAACAACCGTGGTGGTGGAATCTTCCGACTTCTTCCTATTGCAAAGAGAACAGAGCCTAGCGTGTTGAACCAGTATTTCTATACATCACATGACATTTCCATTGAAAACTTGAGTTTGGCACATGG TGTGAGGTATGTACACGTTGGGACGAAAAGTGAACTTGAGGATGCTCTATTTGTACCCAGCGTGGAAGAGATGGATTGCATTGTGGAGGTTGAAAGCTCTATAAACGCTAACGCAATCGTTCATAG CACTTTGGAAAGGTTTGCACGCCAAGCTGCAGAAAATGCGCTGGGCATTATCTCGGCCAGTTCTCTTTGTCATCCGATGATTGGAAATGTACTTGTTTGCCAAGTCTCTGGAATACAATATTCGCAGTACAG AGTCAAACTGTGTGACAGACCTACCATATGTTCTGATGAGTTCTCTCAGTTCCATCGAGAAGGGTTCATACTCTCCTTGACTTTGGAGGATGGGAGTATTGGCTATGGAGAG GTTGCACCTCTAGACAGTAATGTAGAGAACTTAATGGATGTTGAGGGGCAGCTTCAGTTAGTTCTTCACCTCATGGATGGAGCTAAATTTTCTTACATGCTTCCTTTGTTAAATGGCTCAGTTTCTTCCTGGATTTGGAGTGAACTTGGAATTAAT GCATCATCGATTTTCCCGAGTGTCAGATGTGGTCTTGAAATGGCTCTTCTAAATGCAATGGCAGTAAGACATGATTCTAGTTTGTTGGGGATACTTCATtatcagaaagaagaaaatggttcTGCTCAACCACACTCTGTTCAGATATGTGCCCTTCTTGATTCTGAAGGTACTCCATTGGAGGTCGCATACGTTGCTAGAAAACTTGTTGAAGAAGGGTTCAGTGCTATTAAACTTAAA GTTGGTCGTCGAGTAAACTCTGTTCAAGATGCTTTAGTTATGCAAGAAGTAAGGAGAGCCGTTGGTGACCAAACTGAACTCCGTGCAGACGCAAATTGTCGCTGGACTTTTGAAGAGGCTACAAAGTTTGGTTTATTAGTGAAAAGctgtaatttaaaatatattgag GAACCTGTCCAGAATAAAGATGACCTTATCAGGTTTCATGAAGAAACTGGATTACCAGTGGCACTTGATGAGACTCTTGATGATTTTGAGGAATGTCCTCTACGTATGCTTAGCAGATATGTCCATCCTGGAATAGTTGCTGTT GTTATTAAACCAAGTGTTGTGGGAGGGTTTGAGAATGCAGCACTGATTGCTCGGTGGGCACAGCAGCATGGAAAGATGGCTGTTATAAGTGCCGCATACGAAAGTGGCCTAGGTTTATCagcatatattttatttgcatcatatttGGAGATGGAGAATGTCAAAGCTTCCACAGAGCAGAAGCAAGGAACGACACCTTTTGTAGCCCATGGTCTTGGAACTTACCGATGGCTTAGTGAAGATGTAATGATGAATACTTTAGGAATATTCCGTAACCCTAACAGTGGATTTATCGAAGGATCTGCTGCTGAT AAAAAGCAGGCCAATCATCAGGGAACTGCAACATCGCCACTAATTCagcacaatccgtctcgaaacTCTGACATTGAGTGCCCGTCGCCAATATGGATGCCATCGCCCAAATCAACGCCTGAAGCTCCGAATGTAGAGGTGATGGTCCGCGTCGCTGACTTCGTGCTCCCATTAATAACGTTCTATCTTCATTATTACATAACCACCAACTTAACCCTTTCAAAGGATCTGaagccttccaagatccatcgaCCTGACACCGGAGACCAGGGAGCCGAATCTCCAAGGGTAAAGGATCTAAAGGAATCGAAGTGA